In the Streptomyces sp. 3214.6 genome, GCCGTGGAAGATCAGGGAGCTGTCGAGCAGACGGTAGACGCGGTCGCCGCGGTTCTTGAAGTCGATGCCGAGGTAGCTGACCAGGAGCAGGTCGCACTGTCCCGCCTCGACGGTCACCGCCGGCGGGACGCCGCCGTCCACCGCGTACCAGGCGTCCTCCGGCACGTCGTACTCGGTGGTGATCGTCGCGGGTTCGAAGACACCGGTCTCACCCTTGAGGGCCGTGACCCGGGTGACGAAGTGGTACGGGGGCGCCGGGAGACGCACGCGTTTGCCGTAACCGTCGATGGGCGCGAACTTCTCGCCGAAGACCTTGGCGATGGAGCCGGTCGCGAACTCCAGCAGGTCGGCCTCGTCCCAGATCTCGTCGCCGGTCCTGACCGGGGGAGCGGGGGGCTGCGGCGCCGGGGCGAGGGCCTTGGGCGCGTGGGCGGGTGAGACCGGAAGGGGAAGGGCGGCGGGCGGGACCGGAAGGGCGGCGGGGGCGGCCGCGGCGGGCCGGACGGCCGGACGTCGTACGGGCGAGGCGGTCGGGGCGGCCTGGGCCGTCGGGGTGCCTCCCGCGTCGAGCAGGGCCTCGGCGCGGCTGAGGGTGGCCTGCTGGAGGACACGCTGGGTCTCCATGACCACCGAGTGCGTGGTGACGATCTGCTCGCGCAGTTCACGGATGACGTCCGCGGTCGTCGTCGTGGCGGGCGCCGCGGCCGGCTGAGGCCGGGGCGCCGGGCGGGACGGGGCCGCGGGGCGGTCGGCCGGGGTGGCGGGCTCCTGCGGCGCCCAGGGCAGGAACGCGATCGGGTCACCGTCGAAGGTGAGGGACTCGGGGTCGGCGAGCGTCGGGTCAGCGGGCATGGGCGCTGGCTCCTCCAACGGAACAGGAACAGGAACAGGAGAGACGGGCGGTACGGGAGGCCCGGCCGGTGCTTCGGGCAGGCCGGGCCGGCCGGGCAAAGTCGAGGCGGCTGCTGTCGTGGACCCGGCGGATGCCGCTGGTGCGGCGGACCGTGCGGCGGGGACCGGTGCCGCGGACCGCGCGGCGAGCGGGGCCAGTTCCCTTGCCCCGCGGGCGACCCGGGCCGGAATCGGCTCGCCCCCGCCCACCCGGACCTGCCGGCGGGCCGGCGCCGCGGCCGGCTCGGGGCCGAGCAGCGCGGCGAGGTCGACGGGCAGACCGTGACCGACCAGCCGGGCCACCAGCTGGGCCACCGACCTGGCGGCGGAGCTGCCCCGCCGGTCCACGGGCACGGCCACGTGCGCCGCGTCGCCCAGCGTGTCCCGCACCCAGCGGGAGCAGGTCGCGCTGGGGCCGACCTCGATGAAGTAGCGGTAACCGGCGTCGTAGGCGGTGTGCACCAGACGGGGGAAGTCGATCGTGGACCGCAGGGTGTGCGCGATCCGCCGGGAGATCCGCTCGCGGTCCAGGCCGGGCAGCGCCTGGTAGTCGTAGGCGCTGAACAGCTCCAGATCGCCGAGGGAGCCGGTCGGGTAGTCGTTCAGGCCGGCCAGACCGTCGAGTTCGGCGTCCACGGCGGGGGCGTGCATCACGGCGTTGACCGGGGAGCGGGCCGCCGGGCAGCCCACGTCCTTGATGAGGGCGCGGCACTGGGCGGGATCGCCCGCGATCACCAGTTCGCCGGGCGTGTTGACATGCGTGAGGAACACCCGGTCGTACCGGGTGAGGGCCTCGCGCACCGTCTCCGCGTCGGCCAGCAGCACATGGCTGCCCCACACCTCCTGGTCCGGGGTGTCCTCCGGCAGTCCCCACAGCTCACGCACCGTGCGGCGCGGACCGCACAGACGGTCGCGGAAGATCGGCGTATCGCTGATCAGGTTGTCGCGGCGGCCCTCCGACAGCCAGCCCCCGGTGGCGAACAGCATGCTGGACTCGCCCAGGCTGTAGCCGAACCCGCCCTGGACGGGGACGCCGAGGACCTCACGGACCAGCTCGGTGTACAGGATGGCGAAGCTGGTGCCGGTGGCGAGCATGAACGGGATGTCGTCGCCGAGCGCCGACTCGTGCTCCATCAGTTCGCGCCGCCCGGAAGCGGTCTGCGTCCGCGGGTACAGCAGACGCTCGCGCAGCAGCCGGGCGGGTTCGTCGGTGCGGGCCTCGAACCGGTCCAGCAGCCCGGGGAAGGCCCGGAAGAAGTCCCGCCCCAGGCCGGGGTAGGAGTTGAAGGCGCCCGGATAGACCAGCGCCACCTTTCCCTGCGGGCCGATCGGGCGGCCCGTGGCGAACGACCCGGCCGGCGTGGCCCACTCCTCGCCGCGTGCCAGCGCGGCGGGCAGACCGCGGGCCGCCAGCTCCAGCTGGTGGGCGAGCTCGGTCCCGTCTGCGCCGACGAGCACGGCGCGCAGCGCCCCGTCCGGCAGCGCGGCGGCGGCCGTCCGGGCCAGCGCACCGGGGTCGGCGCCCTCGGCCAGCAGTTTCCGGTGCCGCTCGACCGAGTCCAGCAGCCCGTCCACCGTGCCGGCGGACAGTGGCAGCAGCACCGGGCCGCCGGCCCGCCGCCAGTCGGCCGTCACCGTGCGGCCCCTGGTGGCGTCGGCGGACAGCACCAGATGACCGTGGGCGCCGTCGGCGCCGATGACGTCGACCGCCGCGTACCGGCGGTCCTTGCCGTGCGCCCGCAGCCACGGCCGGGAGTACTCCGGCACATAGAGTGCCGACGCGGCGAAGACGTCGGTGAGTTCCGCCGCGGGCCGGCTCCAGCCGGGCACGCCGGGCAGATAGCCGTGGTGCAGGCAGAGCACCGTGCGGATCAGGCCGGCCATGGCGGCCGCGCAGCCGGTGTCGCCGAGCTGCGCCTTGGCGCTGCCCAGGGCCGTACTGCCGGCGCCGGCCGGGTAGACGCGGGCCAGGGCGTCGAGTTCGGCCCGGTCCTGCTCGGCGGATCCGCCCGCGTGGGCCTCCAGGTAGCCGATGTCGGCCGAGGTCACCCCGGCCTCCGCGAGGGCGGCCTCGACGGCCTCGGCCATCGGCTCCACGGCGGCCTCCGGCACGGTGCCGTCGACGGGCATGGCGTGGCGCACGGCCAGACCGTCGAGCCGGGCGTAGACCCGGCCGCCGACGCCGGGGCGGGTGACCACCACGGCGCCCGCGCCGTCGCCGACCCGCCGCCCCGGCCCGCCCTCGCCGAAGGACAGCCCGGCCTCGGCGACCGCCCCGGGACGCAGCAGGGACTGCTCGGCGGAGCCCGCCAGGTCGACCGCGCCGACCAGGACGGCCTCGATGCCCGGGTCGAGCAGCAGCAGCCGGGCGATCTCCAGCGCCTCGACCGTGCCCGCGGCATGCGCGGAGACGGTGAAGGACGGGCCGGTCAGATTCCACAGCGAGGAGATCTTGCTGGCCATCACGTTGCCGATGAAGCTGAGCACCTCGTTGGTGCTCACCGTGTCGGCCACCGCCTCCCGGGACAGCGCGACCAGCGCGGCCCGCTGCTCCTCGGTCGGATCGAGGCCGGCCCGCTCGAACTCACGGCGCAGGAAGTCGCCGAGGCCGTACCGGGCGATCCTGGCGTGGGTGTAGGGCTCGATCTCCATGTTCACCACGACGGCGATCCGCCGCGGCGGGGGCGCCGACTGCCCCTCGGCGGGCGCCCGGCTGAACCCGGCGTCACGCAGCGCCTCGTCGGCCACCTTCACCACCAGCGCCTGCTGGAGGTTGTACATCCGCAGGTCGGCCGGGGGGATCCGGAGGTCCAGCGGGTCGATGCCGACCCCGTCCACGAAGCCGCCGACCGGCAGCGGGTCCGGTCCCATCCCCACCCGGTCCAGGGAACCGCCGGGGGTCTGCTCCAGACCGCGCCAGCGCCGCTCGGGCAGGTTGCGGAAGGCGTCGGCGCCGTCGTGCACGGAACTCTCGAAGGCCTCCAGCGACTCGAAGGAGCCGAAATGGGCGCCGAGCCCGATGATGTCGAGGTCGGGGGCGGTCACCGGCGGACCGTCCGCCGCCTCCGGCCGCTCGGCGGGCGCGGAGAGCACGGCGTGTGCGTTGGCGCCGCCGAAGCCGAAGGCGGACACCCCGGCCCGGCGCGGCCCGGCCCCCTGCGGCCACTCCCGCCCGGTCCGCACCAGGACGTCGGCGCCGACCCGGCCGTCCTTGGAGGTGACGGGCTGCTCGACGCCGATGGTGGGCGGGATGTGGCCCTCGCCCATGGCGAGTACGACCTTGAGCAGGCCCGCGAGACCCGCCGCGGTCAGCAGATGCCCGATGTTGCCCTTGACGGAGCCGATCAGGGGCACCCGTCCCCGGCCGCCGAAGAAGGCGCTCACGGACTCGGCCTCGGTGCTGTCGCCGATCGGTGTTCCGGTGGCGTGGCACTCCACGTAGTCGATCTCGGCCGGGTCGAACCCGGCCTGCGCGTAGGCGAGTTCGTAGGCCTGGAGCTGGCCGGCCGCCTGCGGGACGAGCAGATGACGGCCGCTGCCGTCGTTGGACAGGCCGACGCCGTCCACCACGGCGTGGATCCGGTCGCCGTCGCGCACCGCGTCCGCCAGCCGTTTCACCGCGAGCATGCCGGCGCCCTGACTGGTGACAATGCCGCCGGAACGGGTGTCGAAGGGCTGACTGAACCCGTCCTCGGGGTAGGCGTGCAGATCCGAGAAGGACACGTGCAGCAGGCGCGGGTCCGGGGCGCAGACACCGCCCGCGAGCACCAGGTCGACGCGCCCGGTGTCCAGGTGATGGCAGGCCAGCTTCAGCGCGTACAGGGCGGAGGCACAGGCGGCGTCGAGGGCGTACCGGGGGCCGCCGAGGCCGAGGGCGGCGGCCGCCACCCCGGCGGGGGAGCCGCTGACGCGGGCGTTCTCCGGTAGCAGGGCGCTGCGGTCGACGAGCGCCTCGGGGCCCGCCAACCCGTCGAGCGCGGGCAGCCCGGCCTGGCGCAGACCCGCCAGCACCGCTTCCTGGAACAGTGGCACGCTCCCCTCGGCCGAGACGGGGGTGGGCAGGGAGTAGTTGCCGAGGATCAGGCCGGTCCTGGCCAGCACCTCGGGCCGGTCGGCGTGACCGGAGTCGCGCAGCGCCTCCCGGGCCACATGGAGCGACCAGTGGAACAGCCGGTCGAGCCGGGCCAGCCGGTCGGGGGCGATGAGATAGCCGGCCGAGTCGAAGGCGAAGTCGTCGATGAAGCCGCCCTGGTGGCAGTAGATGGGGTGGTCCGGGTCGGCGTCACGGGCGTTCGGCGCCGCGCCGAAGATCT is a window encoding:
- a CDS encoding beta-ketoacyl synthase N-terminal-like domain-containing protein yields the protein MNTYAIVGLSCLFPGAASPAGFWRNLRAGVDSRREGGEEIFGAAPNARDADPDHPIYCHQGGFIDDFAFDSAGYLIAPDRLARLDRLFHWSLHVAREALRDSGHADRPEVLARTGLILGNYSLPTPVSAEGSVPLFQEAVLAGLRQAGLPALDGLAGPEALVDRSALLPENARVSGSPAGVAAAALGLGGPRYALDAACASALYALKLACHHLDTGRVDLVLAGGVCAPDPRLLHVSFSDLHAYPEDGFSQPFDTRSGGIVTSQGAGMLAVKRLADAVRDGDRIHAVVDGVGLSNDGSGRHLLVPQAAGQLQAYELAYAQAGFDPAEIDYVECHATGTPIGDSTEAESVSAFFGGRGRVPLIGSVKGNIGHLLTAAGLAGLLKVVLAMGEGHIPPTIGVEQPVTSKDGRVGADVLVRTGREWPQGAGPRRAGVSAFGFGGANAHAVLSAPAERPEAADGPPVTAPDLDIIGLGAHFGSFESLEAFESSVHDGADAFRNLPERRWRGLEQTPGGSLDRVGMGPDPLPVGGFVDGVGIDPLDLRIPPADLRMYNLQQALVVKVADEALRDAGFSRAPAEGQSAPPPRRIAVVVNMEIEPYTHARIARYGLGDFLRREFERAGLDPTEEQRAALVALSREAVADTVSTNEVLSFIGNVMASKISSLWNLTGPSFTVSAHAAGTVEALEIARLLLLDPGIEAVLVGAVDLAGSAEQSLLRPGAVAEAGLSFGEGGPGRRVGDGAGAVVVTRPGVGGRVYARLDGLAVRHAMPVDGTVPEAAVEPMAEAVEAALAEAGVTSADIGYLEAHAGGSAEQDRAELDALARVYPAGAGSTALGSAKAQLGDTGCAAAMAGLIRTVLCLHHGYLPGVPGWSRPAAELTDVFAASALYVPEYSRPWLRAHGKDRRYAAVDVIGADGAHGHLVLSADATRGRTVTADWRRAGGPVLLPLSAGTVDGLLDSVERHRKLLAEGADPGALARTAAAALPDGALRAVLVGADGTELAHQLELAARGLPAALARGEEWATPAGSFATGRPIGPQGKVALVYPGAFNSYPGLGRDFFRAFPGLLDRFEARTDEPARLLRERLLYPRTQTASGRRELMEHESALGDDIPFMLATGTSFAILYTELVREVLGVPVQGGFGYSLGESSMLFATGGWLSEGRRDNLISDTPIFRDRLCGPRRTVRELWGLPEDTPDQEVWGSHVLLADAETVREALTRYDRVFLTHVNTPGELVIAGDPAQCRALIKDVGCPAARSPVNAVMHAPAVDAELDGLAGLNDYPTGSLGDLELFSAYDYQALPGLDRERISRRIAHTLRSTIDFPRLVHTAYDAGYRYFIEVGPSATCSRWVRDTLGDAAHVAVPVDRRGSSAARSVAQLVARLVGHGLPVDLAALLGPEPAAAPARRQVRVGGGEPIPARVARGARELAPLAARSAAPVPAARSAAPAASAGSTTAAASTLPGRPGLPEAPAGPPVPPVSPVPVPVPLEEPAPMPADPTLADPESLTFDGDPIAFLPWAPQEPATPADRPAAPSRPAPRPQPAAAPATTTTADVIRELREQIVTTHSVVMETQRVLQQATLSRAEALLDAGGTPTAQAAPTASPVRRPAVRPAAAAPAALPVPPAALPLPVSPAHAPKALAPAPQPPAPPVRTGDEIWDEADLLEFATGSIAKVFGEKFAPIDGYGKRVRLPAPPYHFVTRVTALKGETGVFEPATITTEYDVPEDAWYAVDGGVPPAVTVEAGQCDLLLVSYLGIDFKNRGDRVYRLLDSSLIFHGDLPRTGQTLRYDISIDRFVHNGDTTLFFFSYLCYADGELILELKDACAGFFSEAELATPLGVVMTAKEKAARAALTRTSFKPLAYTDHNHLTRADLELLAQGRPGDVFGPDHAQDPGVNPSLRLPHEMLRMIDEVTVDRTGGPRGIGRISATKQLQPDAWYFTCHFPDDPVLAGSLVAEGAVQLLQIYLLHQGMHLTLPDARFQTVTDRRIDVQVRGQITPRDREIRYEIEVMELTLLPRPTVVADVLIYLGDKPVVRMKNLGLKIQEKEGTPYRPETGGVPRFLGRRNRDGEPAMINELHLAHAAKGQLDMAMGPEFEVYRTRRAPYIPNGDFQFVDRVMSLTGTRGDLRPGAEMVTEYDSPADAWYYLHNSHPHMPNCVYMESSLQAAIFLGYYLGATLKQPQEEYAIRNLDGRATLVKDVDLRGKTIRHHSRLLMTSAVSGAVLQNFSYELSADGEVFYTGESLFGYFSDDALANQVGLDSGTYVAPWLEQEREHGRLTDDRVRRIELPSDAPVFTDPALGRLRLPGGHFQLVDRVDLVEDGGRHGAGYLTGYREIRPDEWYFDCHFHRDPVMPGSLGVEAVLQAMRLFVLERGLAEGVERPRFAMATDVEMKWKYRGQILRDDRELRFDVHIKEIRREADRVLLIADADLWKPGLRIYELTDVAIEVRSCADDSAAEA